One Cydia splendana chromosome 23, ilCydSple1.2, whole genome shotgun sequence DNA window includes the following coding sequences:
- the LOC134802001 gene encoding uncharacterized protein LOC134802001, with product MKTTLKYVTEIEFSSRIELKMKMKATTYVVRHITDIMPENEVKMENWKHVEKLCLADPTCHTPGHIDLLLGVEVWSEVIKPGVINGPSGTPVAQDSHLGWIVCGNVRTEHTATKNIVSMHLNVDLNNMLKKFWELETIEEESTTLTSDEKKAEDIYEKTHKRKEDGRYVVRLPFREEPPVLPRDSREIAVKRWMSLERRLDKNPKLKQDYNDVLQEYIDLQHMTKVDDEERAENCVYLPHHAVVRDDKQTTRVRVVFHASCAGTNGVTLNDALLVGPTLQEDLHDILLRWRTHKIAYVADIIKMYRQIEVNDADTNYQRIVWRSDAQKPVEDYKLLTITFGTSCAPYLAIKTLRQVAIDEGQEYPEAQRIILEDFYMDDVLSGHETEDEAKRNQKEITAILKKGGFELQKWSSNSEAFMQEIEPVKRSPKAQREVDGRDSIKTLGIIWNTKEDKLQITNNLKDLPEQPVTKRNVLADIASLFDPMGWLAPAVVIAKTFMQKLWQLGVGWDEELADDVKEEWLKFRKEIPALTEVKINRWIHTNADRSSIEVHGFADASMSAYAAVIYVRAIDTDGQVQVSLLTAKTKTTPLKQISMPRLEMCAAVLLCRLLKHVVSILKVEKHQVFAWSDSQVVLSWIKGDPGRWTPFVKNRVTEIKKMNEINGWYYVNTKHNPADPASRGVMPKKLLTNTLWWNGPAFLKEPAIELPGTEVPETDLECRKVIKTLVTTTKENEEDLILTLIAKYSSLGKMVRIIAYCRRWMLHLKRKRENKDHLPIYLTTEERDEALTICLRRSQEIEFQEEIEDLKSKRQLRRKSRLLSLAPFLDPKGVLRVGGRLRHADLEAQQKHPIIITKDNALLPLLLAEAHSSTLHGGPQLMVMYLRSKYWLINMTNKIKKYARNCIVCIRQRGETGSQLMGDLPAIRVKPAKPFLICGVDFAGPINVRMSKGRGAKSTKAYVSLFVCMVTRAFHIELVSSLSTEAFLAALRRFVARRGRCAEMWSDHGTNFIGAKKDLIAMWRQGQARIPDEFAAQLDNMRIIWKYIPPAAPNFGGIWEAGVKSIKYHMKRVIGNSTLTFEEMTTLLAQIEGCLNSRPLYPLNDDPDSLQPLTPGHFLTTEQIVSIPDDDYTEFKIHQLSRWQLTQKMLQDFWRQWQKEFLTRLQQRPKWNRVTKDLDIGDLVLVKDQRLPPGSWPMGRIIGKHPGPDGLTRTYDIRTISGVLQRSITKLCVLPCVKDSVLSGGVCSS from the coding sequence ATGAAGACTACGCTCAAGTATGTAACAGAAATAGAGTTCTCATCAAGAATCGAGCTTAAGATGAAGATGAAGGCAACTACTTACGTTGTACGTCACATCACCGACATTATGCCGGAGAATGAAGTCAAGATGGAAAACTGGAAGCATGTCGAGAAGTTGTGCCTCGCAGATCCAACATGTCACACTCCAGGTCACATCGACTTGCTTTTAGGAGTCGAAGTTTGGAGCGAAGTTATTAAACCTGGAGTGATCAATGGCCCCTCAGGAACACCTGTAGCACAAGATAGTCACCTGGGGTGGATAGTTTGCGGAAATGTGAGGACAGAGCACACTGCCACAAAAAACATCGTCAGCATGCATCTTAACGTTGATCTTAACAACATGCTGAAGAAGTTCTGGGAGTTAGAAACCATAGAAGAAGAAAGTACTACACTAACCTCAGACGAAAAGAAGGCAGAAGACATTTATGAGAAGACACACAAAAGAAAAGAAGATGGTCGTTACGTGGTCAGGTTGCCATTTAGAGAAGAACCACCTGTGCTACCACGTGACTCACGAGAGATAGCAGTGAAGAGATGGATGTCGCTAGAAAGAAGATTAGATAAGAATCCAAAATTGAAACAAGATTACAACGACGTCTTACAAGAGTACATAGATCTGCAACACATGACGAAAGTAGATGATGAAGAAAGAGCCGAGAATTGCGTGTACCTACCACATCATGCTGTTGTACGAGACGACAAACAAACCACACGAGTTAGAGTTGTATTTCATGCTTCATGTGCTGGAACTAATGGGGTTACCTTAAACGATGCATTACTCGTAGGTCCTACTCTGCAAGAAGATTTACATGATATACTGCTGAGATGGAGAACGCACAAAATCGCATATGTCGCAGATATCATTAAAATGTATCGGCAGATTGAAGTTAATGACGCAGATACAAATTATCAAAGAATTGTTTGGAGAAGTGATGCTCAAAAACCGGTAGAAGACTACAAACTACTTACCATTACCTTCGGGACCTCTTGCGCTCCCTACCTGGCCATCAAAACCTTACGTCAAGTTGCGATAGATGAGGGTCAAGAGTATCCTGAAGCGCAGCGTATAATACTAGAGGATTTCTACATGGATGACGTCCTGTCGGGGCATGAAACAGAAGATGAAGCTAAAAGGAATCAGAAAGAAATCACAGCAATTCTCAAAAAGGGTGGGTTTGAACTTCAAAAGTGGAGTTCAAATAGTGAAGCATTCATGCAAGAGATTGAACCTGTAAAACGATCACCAAAGGCCCAAAGAGAAGTAGATGGAAGAGACAGTATTAAGACTTTGGGTATAATTTGGAACACTAAAGAAGATAAATTACAAATAACGAATAATTTGAAAGACTTACCTGAACAACCAGTCACGAAGAGGAATGTTTTAGCAGATATAGCATCATTATTTGATCCGATGGGTTGGCTGGCGCCTGCGGTAGTCATCGCTAAAACATTCATGCAAAAATTATGGCAGTTAGGTGTTGGTTGGGACGAAGAACTCGCAGATGACGTGAAGGAAGAGTGGCTGAAGTTTAGAAAAGAAATTCCTGCATTGACAGAAGTAAAGATAAATCGCTGGATACATACCAATGCAGACAGAAGCTCGATTGAGGTTCATGGATTCGCTGACGCCTCGATGAGCGCTTACGCAGCAGTAATATACGTCCGAGCCATCGACACAGACGGGCAAGTACAAGTATCTCTACTCACGGCTAAAACGAAAACCACGCCTTTGAAGCAAATATCCATGCCAAGATTGGAGATGTGCGCTGCGGTTCTGCTGTGTAGACTTCTGAAACATGTTGTAAGCATATTAAAAGTTGAAAAACATCAAGTATTTGCCTGGTCAGATTCACAAGTTGTACTGTCATGGATAAAAGGCGACCCAGGTCGATGGACTCCTTTTGTAAAAAATCGAGTTACTGAAATTAAGAAAATGAATGAGATAAACGGGTGGTATTATGTCAATACTAAACACAATCCAGCAGACCCAGCCTCACGAGGAGTTATGCCAAAAAAGCTCTTGACAAATACACTCTGGTGGAATGGACCGGCGTTTCTCAAGGAGCCAGCCATAGAACTTCCGGGAACCGAAGTACCTGAAACAGACTTAGAATGTAGAAAAGTTATAAAAACATTAGTTACTACAACTAAAGAAAATGAAGAGGATTTAATACTTACCTTGATAGCTAAATACTCGTCGCTCGGGAAAATGGTGAGAATAATCGCATACTGTCGTAGATGGATGCTGCACCTGAAaagaaagagagaaaataaagaTCACTTACCAATTTACCTGACGACTGAAGAAAGAGATGAAGCACTTACCATTTGCTTACGACGATCCCAGGAAATCGAATTTCAAGAAGAAATTGAAGATTTAAAGAGTAAGAGACAGCTGAGAAGAAAAAGTCGATTGTTGTCACTCGCCCCCTTTTTAGATCCAAAGGGTGTGTTGAGAGTAGGCGGCCGACTACGCCATGCTGATTTAGAAGCCCAACAGAAGCACCCCATTATAATCACGAAGGACAATGCTCTGTTACCTCTTCTTCTAGCAGAAGCACACAGCAGCACTCTTCATGGCGGTCCGCAATTGATGGTGATGTATCTTCGATCCAAATACTGGCTAATCAACAtgactaataaaataaagaaatatgcaCGCAACTGCATCGTGTGTATCCGGCAGAGAGGAGAAACCGGTAGTCAGCTCATGGGAGATCTACCTGCTATACGAGTAAAGCCCGCAAAGCCATTTTTGATCTGCGGAGTAGATTTTGCGGGACCTATAAATGTGCGTATGAGCAAAGGCCGTGGGGCAAAATCCACCAAGGCGTACGTATCTCTTTTTGTCTGCATGGTGACCAGAGCTTTCCACATCGAGCTTGTGAGTAGTTTAAGCACAGAGGCATTTCTAGCAGCTTTAAGACGATTCGTAGCTAGACGAGGACGATGCGCAGAGATGTGGAGCGACCATGGCACAAATTTCATAGGAGCCAAGAAAGACTTGATAGCCATGTGGCGCCAAGGTCAAGCAAGAATTCCAGACGAGTTTGCAGCCCAGTTGGACAATATGAGGATTATATGGAAGTATATTCCTCCTGCAGCTCCAAACTTTGGTGGTATATGGGAGGCCGGCGTGAAGTCTATAAAATATCATATGAAAAGGGTCATAGGAAATTCAACCCTCACATTCGAAGAAATGACGACGCTCCTCGCCCAGATTGAAGGATGCCTTAATTCTCGGCCCTTATATCCTCTCAACGATGATCCAGACTCCTTACAGCCGTTAACCCCTGGTCATTTTTTGACCACTGAACAGATTGTTAGTATCCCTGATGATGACTATACGGAATTTAAGATTCACCAGCTATCTAGATGGCAACTAACGCAAAAGATGTTGCAAGATTTCTGGAGACAGTGGCAGAAGGAGTTTTTAACCCGTCTTCAGCAACGTCCTAAGTGGAACCGCGTAACCAAAGATCTGGACATAGGCGATTTGGTACTGGTCAAAGACCAACGACTCCCGCCTGGAAGCTGGCCGATGGGTCGTATTATAGGAAAACATCCAGGCCCTGATGGCTTAACTCGGACTTACGATATACGGACAATTTCTGGTGTTTTACAGAGATCTATAACAAAATTATGTGTTTTACCTTGTGTAAAGGACTCCGTCCTTTCCGGGGGAGTATGTTCAAGTTAA